GTGCGGTTGATCTCCGTGGACCCCTCAAAGCCGATCCGGCTGTTGCCCCAGGGATCGGTAACCTCCCCGTCGAACTCGAACTCGATGGTGACCGACCTGGTGACGTCCTTGATGCTCAGGTCTCCGGTGACGACCAGGGTGTCATCGCCGTCCGCACGGACCTCCGTCGACGCGAAGGTGATCGTGGGGTACGTCTCGACGTCGAAGAAGTCCGCCGACTTCACGTGCCCGTCACGGTCGGCGTTCCGGGTGTCAATGGATCCTGCCTGGATCTCCACGGTGATCGAAGCGTTTTCCAGACCGTCGCCGGTGGAGGCTGATCCGGTGAAGTCGGTGAAGGATCCACGAACCTTGGTGACCATGGCATGGCGTGCGGTGAATCCGATTTCGGAGTGCGCCGGGTCGATGGTGTAGGTGCCGCTGTAGTCGTTGATGCTGCTCATGATGATGTTCTCCTTGGTGGGGTGCGATACAGGGGCCAGAGTAGACCCGAGTAGTTGATGTGTCAACTACTTCATTGCTGTGGTTGAATGGGAAACATGACGAACGGCAAGACGACCCCCTGGCTCACCGAGTCCGAACAGTGCCTCTGGCGATCCTGGCTGTCCGTGGCCCGGCGTATGGACTCCGCCCTGGCACGGGACCTCCAGCGCGATACGGGCCTGTCCATGCCCGACTACGAGGTCCTCGTGAACCTCTCCGAGGCCGACGGCCACAGGATGCGCATGGCCGTGCTTGCAGACCGGCTCACCTGGGACCGCTCCCGTCTGTCGCACCAGATCACCCGCATGATGAACCGGGGGCTCCTTGGCAAGGAGACCTGCAACTCCGACGGCCGTGGCGCGTTCGTGGTCCTCACCGACCACGGTCTCGAGACCATCCGGGATGCGGCCCCCTCCCACGTGGCCTCGGTACGCAGCATGATGTTCGACGTCCTCAGTGACGATCAGGCTGCCGACCTTCACGGCATCCTCGCCACCCTCGCCCAGCAGTTCGAGGAGTAGTCACACTCCCCTGCTGAGGTCCGAGAACTTCGAGTAGTGCAGCTGGTGTGCGACCTGGATCGTGCCGATGGGGCCACCGCGGTGCTTGGCCAGAATCAGGTCGGCCTCGCCGGCTCGCTCATGATCCCTGTTCTGGGCGTCCGGGCGGTTGATGAGGAGGACGATGTCGGCGTCCTGCTCCAGCGAGCCGGACTCACGCAGGTCCGACACACGCGGGAGCGCGTCGTCACCACGTGACTCCACGCCACGGTTCAGCTGCGAAATCGCGATCAAGGGCACGTCAACCTCCTTGGCAAGAAGCTTCAGCTGACGCGAGAACTCGGAAACCTCCTGCTGACGGGACTCGACCTTCTTACCCGAACTCATCAGCTGCAGGTAGTCGACGACGATCAAGCCGAGGTCGTGCTTCTGCTTGAGCCGCCGTGCCTTGGCCCGGATTTCCGTCATCGTGAGGTTGGGTGAATCGTCGATGTAGATCGGCGCATTCTCGATGGCGGTGACCCGCTGGGTCAGTTTGTCCCACTGCGAGTCCACCATCTTGCCGCCACGCATCACCGACAGCGGCACTTCAGCCTCTGCGGAGAACACACGCATCATCACCTCAGATTTGCTCATCTCGAGGGAGAACAGCACCGAGGCACGATTCTGCTGAACCGACACCGAACGCATGAAGTCCATGGCCAGAGTGGACTTACCTACACCTGGACGGGCCGCGACGATGATCATCTGACCGCCGCGCAGACCGTTCGTCATCTCGTCGAGTTCGCTGAAGCCGGTGAGCACCCCCTCACCCTGGCCATCACCGTTCTCAAGTGCATCCAGTTCGTCCATGGTGGACTCCAGCAGATCCTGGAGCACCATGTAGTCCTCCGACGCAGACTCGTTGGTGATGTTGAACATCTCCTGCTGCGCACGGTCCACGACACTCTCGAGCTCGTTCCCCTCCAGCCCGGAATAGCCGTACTGCACGATCCTGGTCCCCGCAGACACCAGACGGCGCAGGACGGCCTTCTCGGCGACGAGGTCCGCGTAGTAACCGGCATTGGCCGCGGTCGGGACTTTGGAGGACAGTTCGTGCAGATACGGTGCGCCACCCACGCTGTCGAGGATGGCGTTGTTGTCCAGCCGCCCTGCGAGGATCACGGGATCGACCTCCATGCCCTCGCCGTAGAGCTCAAGCATGGTCTCATAGATCGTCCGGTGTGCCGGGCGGTAGAAATCGTCCGGACGAAGACGCTCGACGACATCAGCGATGGCGTCCTTACTCAGCATCATGCCACCGAGCACGCCCATCTCCGCCTCGGTGTTCTGCGGCATCTGTCGTGGCTCGGCGAATGCGCCACCTGCACCGGTGCCGGTGTCCCGTCGCTTGTAGCTTCCCCGCCCCCCGGAGCCACCCTGGCCGGACGGCTGCGCTGACGCGAAAGCCTCACTGTCCCACTGGTCAGGCTCCGGCGGCAGGGGAGCGTCCCCCATGTCGTCGGCGAAGCTGTCGCGTGCCCGTTCCGGTGTGCTCATGTCCATGATTCTAGCCCCCTCCTCGCACTTCCTCGGCCTCCGGATAATCCTACGCGACGCACTACGGCGGGAAAGTTGTCCACAGGTGGTGTGCGTGAACTGTGGAGAAAATGTGCGCTCGTCCGCATCCGCGCAGTTCCGCTTGTGGATAACCTGTGGACAGAAACCGTACTGACCTGCCTTTATTCGCAAACACGCTGGTGAACGACCCAAAAGTGTGAAATATAAACACGGTGGCACCGTGGACAACATGTGTAACCGCAGGCCAAGCGAGAGCATCGCAGCATTCTCCGAGGTCACGGCATAACTAAATATGCGCATAAATCCCGAATATCGACGGAGGCTATCCCGAGTTGTCCACAGTTATCCACAGGGCGGTGATGTCCTGTGCACAACAGTACCGGTGAGCGCGTGCCCGGATACGCCACAGGCCCGCCGACCGGTCGGAATGACCGGGGCGGGCCTGTCTGGCGATGCTGTTGTCTTACAGATGGTGGCGTTCTTCGCCGCCTGTGCGGATACCCGGACTGCGGACACACGCCGGTTGTCTAGGCCGGGACCCCGGGTGTCTAAGCCGGGGGTGTCCGAAGAACCGTAGCGGGTTCCTGCGACAGGGGAGACGAGGAGAGAACTACTTCTCTGCGACGACCTTGAAGTTCAGCGACGCGACGACCTGCGGGTGCAGCTTCACGTCGACGTTGTAGGAACCGGTCGCCTTGACGTCACCCTGGTTCAGGACGATGGTGCGCTTGTCGAGCTCGCGACCGCCTGCAGCCTTCACGGCAGCGGCGACGTCCTCGGCGGTGACAGAGCCGAACAGCTTGCCCTGCTCCGAGGTACGCACGGTGACCGTGACGTTGTTCAGGCGGTCGATCTCGCCCTTGACCTCGCGGGCGTGGTCGAGGTCGCGAATGACCTTGTCCTGCTGGGCACGGCGGATGTTCTCCACCTGACGCTCAGCGCCACGGGTGGCGGTGATGGCGTAGCCGCGCGGCAGCAGGAAGTTGCGTCCGTAGCCGGCCTTGACCTCGACGATGTCACCGGGGACACCGAGGTTGTCGACGGCGGCGGTGAGGATCAGCTTCATGATCCGTAGCCTTTCATGGTTTCGGTAGATCCCGAGGGATCCGGGGGTGAACTCACACGGCAGATCAGAACGGCGGTTCGTCGCCGCCGTCGAAACCGGACTGCGGAGCGGAGTTCCACGGGTCATCGTCCGGCGCGGCGTTGCGCCCGCCGAACCCACCCTGGTTACCGGCGTTACCGCCGTAACCCTGGCTGGGCTGACCACCCTGGTTTCCCTGCTGACCGCCGAAACCACCCTGGCTTCGGTTTCCACCGAAGCCTCCCTGGTTGCCGGCCTGGCCGCCGCCCTGCGGGGCCTGCTGGCCACCGAAGTTCCCACCCTGGCGGGGGGTCTTGGTGACCTGGGTCGTGGCGTACTTCAGGGACGGACCGACCTCGTCGGCCTCGACCTCGAACACGGTGCGCTTCTCGCCCTCACGGGTCTCGAAGGAGCGCTGCCGCAGCCGACCAGTGACAATAACCCGGTCACCCTTGGTGAGCGAGTTCGCCACGTTCTCGGCCGCCTGCCGCCACACGTTGCATTGAAGGAACAGTGCTTCGCCGTCCACCCACTGATTCGACTGGGAATCAAACCGGCGCGGCGTGGAGGCCACACGGAAGTTCGCGACGGCGGAACCGCTGGGGGTGTACCTCAGCTCGGGATCCGCGACGAGATTTCCGACGACGGTGATCGGGGTGTCTCCCTGTGCCATGTCAGTTTCTCCTGTCAGTCGATGTCAGTGTCGGTTCGACGTTGATGCAGATGCCGCGAAGACGCTTACTTGGCGTCCTTGCGCAGCACCTTCGTGCGCATGATGATGTCGTTCAGGTTCAGAACGCGGTCGAGCTCCTGGACGGTGGCCGACTCACAGTTCAGGTCGACGACAGCGTAGATGCCCTCGTCCTGCTTGTTGATCGGGTACTCCAGGCGACGCTTGCCCCAGATGTCAACCTTGTCGACCGTACCGTTGTCCTTGCGGACCGTCTCCAGGAACTTGTCCAGGGACGGGGAAACGGTGCGCTCATCCTGTGACGGGTCGATGATAATCATCATCTCGTATTGACGCACGGACCTCATCACCTCCTGTGGTCTAGTGTTTTTTCGGCCGTGACCGGGAGTGGTTACGGCAGGAGGGTTCGTTGCGTCAGCAACCTGATCAGGATACACGCCACACGCCGTCTACCCAAGTTATCCGGACGCAGGTCCCGCCGTCCCCCAGAACACGGCGACGATCACAGGGACCACCGTGATGAAGACGATCGCTGCACCGAACAAACTCCAGATCACCGCAGGGCGACGCTTCGCCATGAAACTGGCGAAGGATCCGCCGAACAGCAGGAATCCGATGAAGACGCTGCCCATGGTGATCAGCAGCTCTGTACTGGACATAATCGCCGCAGATCAGAGGTTGTTGAGGAAGTCGTCGATCATCCGTCCGATGTCGGTGTCCTGTCCGGTGCCGTTACCGGTGTCGGCCCCGGTGTCCGGAACATCGTTCGCGGCACCGCCCGTATCCTCGCCGCCTTCGGCAGCGCCACCACCGGTGCCACCGCCGGCGCCAGCACCGCCCTGCATCTCGGAGGAGCCGCTGCTGGACGCTGACCCGGCCTGCGGATCCTGGACAACCGGCACCGAGCTGTCGAACTGTTCGATGTCGTCGTTGACGAGTGCCTCGTTCATGAAGCCCTGCCAGATGTCCGACGGCGATTGTGAACCGTACATGGAACCGCCGTAGCGACCGTCCATCAGAGGCTGGCCGTCGGTATCGCCGATCCACACGGCCGTCGCCAGTTGCGGGGTCGAGCCGATCATCCAGGCGTCCTTGTTCTGCCCGGTGTCACCCAACTGGGCGGTACCTGTCTTCGCGGCGCTCGGGCGACCGTTGGCCAGGGAGTGCCCGTTGGAGTAGGCCGCGATCGGACCCATGGCAGCGATCACCTCGTCAGCGACCTCGGGCTGGACCACCTGGGTGGATTCCATACCCGTGTTGTCCATCAGCATCTCACCGTCGGAGGTCTCGACCTTCCAGACGAAGTGGGCGGGAATGTACCGGCCCTGGTTGGTCAACGTCGCCAGTGCGGAGGCCATGTCAATCGGCCGGGACTGGTACTGACCAAGGGTGATGCCCTCGTACGGGGTGCCGCCGTTTTCGCGCAGCGTCTCACCGATGCCCGGGAGTTCCTCGGCGACGCCGAGACGGTGCGCCATGTCGGCGACGTCCTGAGGGCCACCGTTGAGGTCGCGGGCGACACGGATGAACGACGTGTTCAGCGAACGCTTGAGTGCCTCCGCCATCGAACAGGTGCCGCAGGACTCACCCTCGACATTGTTCACCTCGGTCGCACCGGTGGTGACGGGGGAGGAGTCGTAGGGGGTCGACGTCGAGATGCCCTGCTCGACAGCCGCAGCCATCGTGAAGATCTTGAATGTCGAACCGGTCTGGAGTCCGGCGTTGGCCCAGTCCAGACCGGTGGGATCGTCTCCACCGTAGTAGGCACGGACACCACCTGTATTCGGGTCGATCGCCACACCTGCCGACCGGACGGTGTCAGCCTGGGCGTCCATCGCGCTGTGAACGTTCTCCACCATTGCGCGCTGGTGGTTGGCGTCGATGGTCGTGGTGATCTTCAGGC
The genomic region above belongs to Corynebacterium glyciniphilum AJ 3170 and contains:
- a CDS encoding single-stranded DNA-binding protein, which produces MAQGDTPITVVGNLVADPELRYTPSGSAVANFRVASTPRRFDSQSNQWVDGEALFLQCNVWRQAAENVANSLTKGDRVIVTGRLRQRSFETREGEKRTVFEVEADEVGPSLKYATTQVTKTPRQGGNFGGQQAPQGGGQAGNQGGFGGNRSQGGFGGQQGNQGGQPSQGYGGNAGNQGGFGGRNAAPDDDPWNSAPQSGFDGGDEPPF
- the rpsF gene encoding 30S ribosomal protein S6; this encodes MRSVRQYEMMIIIDPSQDERTVSPSLDKFLETVRKDNGTVDKVDIWGKRRLEYPINKQDEGIYAVVDLNCESATVQELDRVLNLNDIIMRTKVLRKDAK
- a CDS encoding MarR family winged helix-turn-helix transcriptional regulator yields the protein MTNGKTTPWLTESEQCLWRSWLSVARRMDSALARDLQRDTGLSMPDYEVLVNLSEADGHRMRMAVLADRLTWDRSRLSHQITRMMNRGLLGKETCNSDGRGAFVVLTDHGLETIRDAAPSHVASVRSMMFDVLSDDQAADLHGILATLAQQFEE
- a CDS encoding YceI family protein — encoded protein: MSSINDYSGTYTIDPAHSEIGFTARHAMVTKVRGSFTDFTGSASTGDGLENASITVEIQAGSIDTRNADRDGHVKSADFFDVETYPTITFASTEVRADGDDTLVVTGDLSIKDVTRSVTIEFEFDGEVTDPWGNSRIGFEGSTEINRTDFGLTWNAPLKSDGVLVSEKIKLNFDISATKNA
- a CDS encoding transglycosylase domain-containing protein, with the protein product MWRRLFASVAAVLAVLIVVPLVTFFAAYSVTKVPQPEELVNNQISQIFANDGTTELARIVPPEGNRQNVDIEEIPEPVRNAVLSAEDRDFYDNPGFSITGFGRAALGQLTGEDAGGGSTITQQYVKNAVVGDERSLVRKGKELVISSKMSREWSKDEILEAYLNTIYFGRNAYGISAASRAYFNKPIQELTPAEGAVLAASIQRPSQLDPWTNRPEAEQRWNYVADGLVGMGSVSRQERDEMVYPEVIDPAEVDSGSVAEGTNGLIKSQVLAELNANGITEEAVNTGGLKITTTIDANHQRAMVENVHSAMDAQADTVRSAGVAIDPNTGGVRAYYGGDDPTGLDWANAGLQTGSTFKIFTMAAAVEQGISTSTPYDSSPVTTGATEVNNVEGESCGTCSMAEALKRSLNTSFIRVARDLNGGPQDVADMAHRLGVAEELPGIGETLRENGGTPYEGITLGQYQSRPIDMASALATLTNQGRYIPAHFVWKVETSDGEMLMDNTGMESTQVVQPEVADEVIAAMGPIAAYSNGHSLANGRPSAAKTGTAQLGDTGQNKDAWMIGSTPQLATAVWIGDTDGQPLMDGRYGGSMYGSQSPSDIWQGFMNEALVNDDIEQFDSSVPVVQDPQAGSASSSGSSEMQGGAGAGGGTGGGAAEGGEDTGGAANDVPDTGADTGNGTGQDTDIGRMIDDFLNNL
- the dnaB gene encoding replicative DNA helicase, with protein sequence MSTPERARDSFADDMGDAPLPPEPDQWDSEAFASAQPSGQGGSGGRGSYKRRDTGTGAGGAFAEPRQMPQNTEAEMGVLGGMMLSKDAIADVVERLRPDDFYRPAHRTIYETMLELYGEGMEVDPVILAGRLDNNAILDSVGGAPYLHELSSKVPTAANAGYYADLVAEKAVLRRLVSAGTRIVQYGYSGLEGNELESVVDRAQQEMFNITNESASEDYMVLQDLLESTMDELDALENGDGQGEGVLTGFSELDEMTNGLRGGQMIIVAARPGVGKSTLAMDFMRSVSVQQNRASVLFSLEMSKSEVMMRVFSAEAEVPLSVMRGGKMVDSQWDKLTQRVTAIENAPIYIDDSPNLTMTEIRAKARRLKQKHDLGLIVVDYLQLMSSGKKVESRQQEVSEFSRQLKLLAKEVDVPLIAISQLNRGVESRGDDALPRVSDLRESGSLEQDADIVLLINRPDAQNRDHERAGEADLILAKHRGGPIGTIQVAHQLHYSKFSDLSRGV
- the rplI gene encoding 50S ribosomal protein L9; this translates as MKLILTAAVDNLGVPGDIVEVKAGYGRNFLLPRGYAITATRGAERQVENIRRAQQDKVIRDLDHAREVKGEIDRLNNVTVTVRTSEQGKLFGSVTAEDVAAAVKAAGGRELDKRTIVLNQGDVKATGSYNVDVKLHPQVVASLNFKVVAEK